Proteins from a single region of Primulina tabacum isolate GXHZ01 chromosome 5, ASM2559414v2, whole genome shotgun sequence:
- the LOC142546283 gene encoding uncharacterized protein LOC142546283 isoform X2 has protein sequence MELFQWAGGQKGYRHTFDVYYTLIDKVGAMEEFKIIDKLLLQMKEEGIVFKESVFIMIMRHFGKAGKPGQATRLLLDMRSTFSCDPTFKSYNVVLDVLLAGNCPKVAPNVIYEMLNKGISPTVFTFARVMKALCVVNEVDSACSLLRDMTKHGCVPNSVVYMTLIHALSKANRVNEALTLLEEMFLMACTPDVNTFNDVIIGLCHGNRIYEAAKMVDRMLVRGIAPDAVTYGVLMQGLCKKGQVDEARILLKKVPNPNIVQFNTLINGYVKHGRFEEAEAILKDSMLSAGCQPDIYTFNILIRGLCEKGMFSSARELLEDMPLKGFKPNEITYTILIDGFCKKGRLKEADGIINEMSYRGLCLNTVGYNCLISALCKAGQVQEALKLFRDMLSKGCKADIFTYNSLIYGLSKVDMMDEALSMYRDMFMEGVIANSVTYNTLIQAFLKKNAMQEAFKLVNDMLFRGCPLDNFTYTGLIRALCEDGSVEKALGLFEEMVRKGLRPSNLSCNMLITGLCRTGKVQNALEFLREMIFRGLKPDIVTYNSLISGLCKMQRIQDAYSIFEKLKLDGVCPDSITYNILIGSFCKAGMFEEACSLLNKGVASGLNPGNVTWHILVSNLFKRVVRL, from the coding sequence ATGGAGCTTTTCCAGTGGGCTGGTGGTCAAAAGGGATATCGACACACATTTGATGTGTATTATACTCTGATTGATAAGGTTGGGGCCATGGAAgagtttaaaattattgataagTTATTATTGCAGATGAAGGAAGAAGGAATAGTTTTCAAGGAATCGGTTTTTATTATGATCATGCGGCATTTTGGAAAAGCTGGCAAGCCTGGTCAAGCGACTAGGCTGCTTTTGGATATGCGGAGTACCTTTTCATGTGATCCAACTTTTAAATCTTATAATGTTGTGCTGGATGTTCTGTTGGCTGGAAATTGTCCTAAAGTTGCGCCAAATGTTATTTATGAGATGTTGAATAAGGGAATCTCTCCTACTGTCTTCACCTTCGCTAGAGTAATGAAAGCACTTTGCGTGGTGAATGAGGTTGATTCTGCATGCTCCCTCCTCAGAGACATGACTAAACACGGGTGTGTGCCAAATTCAGTAGTTTATATGACACTTATACATGCACTATCTAAAGCTAACCGAGTGAACGAAGCTTTGACATTGTTGGAGGAGATGTTTCTTATGGCTTGTACACCAGATGTCAACACGTTTAATGATGTTATAATTGGCCTTTGCCACGGTAATCGCATTTATGAAGCTGCAAAAATGGTAGATAGGATGCTTGTTCGAGGTATTGCACCTGATGCTGTAACTTATggggttttgatgcaaggatTATGCAAGAAAGGTCAAGTAGACGAAGCAAGAATATTACTGAAGAAAGTGCCCAACCCAAACATTGTCCAGTTTAATACTCTAATTAATGGGTATGTGAAACATGGGCGATTTGAAGAAGCCGAAGCTATTTTAAAGGATAGCATGTTGAGTGCTGGTTGTCAGCCAGATATTTATACTTTTAACATTCTTATTCGTGGACTTTGTGAGAAGGGTATGTTTTCCTCTGCTCGTGAACTTTTGGAGGATATGCCACTTAAAGGTTTTAAGCCAAATGAGATAACCTACACCATTTTGATTGATGGGTTCTGTAAGAAAGGCCGTCTGAAGGAAGCAGATGGCATCATAAATGAGATGTCATATAGAGGTCTTTGCCTAAATACAGTAGGTTATAATTGTCTAATATCTGCTTTATGCAAGGCTGGGCAAGTCCAGGAGGCATTAAAACTGTTTAgagacatgctgagcaaaggaTGTAAAGCGGATATTTTTACGTACAATTCCTTGATTTATGGGCTCTCCAAAgttgatatgatggatgaggcTCTCAGCATGTATCGAGATATGTTCATGGAAGGAGTCATTGCTAACAGCGTGACCTACAACACCTTGATTCAAGCTTTTCTCAAGAAAAACGCTATGCAAGAAGCATTTAAGCTTGTAAATGATATGTTATTCAGAGGTTGCCCCCTTGACAATTTCACTTACACAGGCCTTATAAGAGCACTTTGTGAAGATGGGTCTGTTGAAAAAGCTTTGGGCCTTTTCGAAGAAATGGTGAGGAAGGGATTACGTCCTAGTAACTTATCTTGCAATATGTTGATCACTGGTTTATGTAGAACTGGAAAAGTGCAAAATGCTCTTGAGTTTTTAAGGGAGATGATTTTCCGCGGACTGAAACCTGATATAGTCACATATAACAGTCTTATTAGTGGTTTATGCAAGATGCAGCGGATCCAGGATGCTTacagtatttttgaaaaattgaaaCTTGATGGTGTCTGTCCAGACTCAATCACGTATAACATCTTGATTGGGTCTTTCTGTAAAGCAGGTATGTTTGAAGAAGCCTGTTCGCTTCTAAATAAAGGAGTGGCTAGTGGATTGAATCCTGGTAATGTCACTTGGCACATTCTAGTTTCCAACTTGTTTAAACGAGTTGTAAGATTGTAA
- the LOC142546283 gene encoding uncharacterized protein LOC142546283 isoform X1, translated as MLKRSYLRVLIFAEKLQYFAKILTIPYSTLGVNGSVIYKDHDINNGSQSETEWESLLKPFDLEELRKSLNKITPFQLNKLLGLPLDLPTSMELFQWAGGQKGYRHTFDVYYTLIDKVGAMEEFKIIDKLLLQMKEEGIVFKESVFIMIMRHFGKAGKPGQATRLLLDMRSTFSCDPTFKSYNVVLDVLLAGNCPKVAPNVIYEMLNKGISPTVFTFARVMKALCVVNEVDSACSLLRDMTKHGCVPNSVVYMTLIHALSKANRVNEALTLLEEMFLMACTPDVNTFNDVIIGLCHGNRIYEAAKMVDRMLVRGIAPDAVTYGVLMQGLCKKGQVDEARILLKKVPNPNIVQFNTLINGYVKHGRFEEAEAILKDSMLSAGCQPDIYTFNILIRGLCEKGMFSSARELLEDMPLKGFKPNEITYTILIDGFCKKGRLKEADGIINEMSYRGLCLNTVGYNCLISALCKAGQVQEALKLFRDMLSKGCKADIFTYNSLIYGLSKVDMMDEALSMYRDMFMEGVIANSVTYNTLIQAFLKKNAMQEAFKLVNDMLFRGCPLDNFTYTGLIRALCEDGSVEKALGLFEEMVRKGLRPSNLSCNMLITGLCRTGKVQNALEFLREMIFRGLKPDIVTYNSLISGLCKMQRIQDAYSIFEKLKLDGVCPDSITYNILIGSFCKAGMFEEACSLLNKGVASGLNPGNVTWHILVSNLFKRVVRL; from the coding sequence ATGCTTAAAAGATCATATCTCAGGGTACTTATATTTGCAGAAAAGCTGCAATATTTTGCCAAGATCCTTACAATTCCATATTCTACGTTGGGGGTGAATGGAAGTGTGATTTACAAAGATCATGATATTAATAATGGGTCACAGTCTGAAACTGAATGGGAAAGTTTGCTTAAACCTTTTGACCTTGAAGAGCTCCGGAAATCACTCAATAAAATCACTCCTTTTCAGCTCAACAAATTACTGGGGCTCCCACTGGATCTGCCCACATCGATGGAGCTTTTCCAGTGGGCTGGTGGTCAAAAGGGATATCGACACACATTTGATGTGTATTATACTCTGATTGATAAGGTTGGGGCCATGGAAgagtttaaaattattgataagTTATTATTGCAGATGAAGGAAGAAGGAATAGTTTTCAAGGAATCGGTTTTTATTATGATCATGCGGCATTTTGGAAAAGCTGGCAAGCCTGGTCAAGCGACTAGGCTGCTTTTGGATATGCGGAGTACCTTTTCATGTGATCCAACTTTTAAATCTTATAATGTTGTGCTGGATGTTCTGTTGGCTGGAAATTGTCCTAAAGTTGCGCCAAATGTTATTTATGAGATGTTGAATAAGGGAATCTCTCCTACTGTCTTCACCTTCGCTAGAGTAATGAAAGCACTTTGCGTGGTGAATGAGGTTGATTCTGCATGCTCCCTCCTCAGAGACATGACTAAACACGGGTGTGTGCCAAATTCAGTAGTTTATATGACACTTATACATGCACTATCTAAAGCTAACCGAGTGAACGAAGCTTTGACATTGTTGGAGGAGATGTTTCTTATGGCTTGTACACCAGATGTCAACACGTTTAATGATGTTATAATTGGCCTTTGCCACGGTAATCGCATTTATGAAGCTGCAAAAATGGTAGATAGGATGCTTGTTCGAGGTATTGCACCTGATGCTGTAACTTATggggttttgatgcaaggatTATGCAAGAAAGGTCAAGTAGACGAAGCAAGAATATTACTGAAGAAAGTGCCCAACCCAAACATTGTCCAGTTTAATACTCTAATTAATGGGTATGTGAAACATGGGCGATTTGAAGAAGCCGAAGCTATTTTAAAGGATAGCATGTTGAGTGCTGGTTGTCAGCCAGATATTTATACTTTTAACATTCTTATTCGTGGACTTTGTGAGAAGGGTATGTTTTCCTCTGCTCGTGAACTTTTGGAGGATATGCCACTTAAAGGTTTTAAGCCAAATGAGATAACCTACACCATTTTGATTGATGGGTTCTGTAAGAAAGGCCGTCTGAAGGAAGCAGATGGCATCATAAATGAGATGTCATATAGAGGTCTTTGCCTAAATACAGTAGGTTATAATTGTCTAATATCTGCTTTATGCAAGGCTGGGCAAGTCCAGGAGGCATTAAAACTGTTTAgagacatgctgagcaaaggaTGTAAAGCGGATATTTTTACGTACAATTCCTTGATTTATGGGCTCTCCAAAgttgatatgatggatgaggcTCTCAGCATGTATCGAGATATGTTCATGGAAGGAGTCATTGCTAACAGCGTGACCTACAACACCTTGATTCAAGCTTTTCTCAAGAAAAACGCTATGCAAGAAGCATTTAAGCTTGTAAATGATATGTTATTCAGAGGTTGCCCCCTTGACAATTTCACTTACACAGGCCTTATAAGAGCACTTTGTGAAGATGGGTCTGTTGAAAAAGCTTTGGGCCTTTTCGAAGAAATGGTGAGGAAGGGATTACGTCCTAGTAACTTATCTTGCAATATGTTGATCACTGGTTTATGTAGAACTGGAAAAGTGCAAAATGCTCTTGAGTTTTTAAGGGAGATGATTTTCCGCGGACTGAAACCTGATATAGTCACATATAACAGTCTTATTAGTGGTTTATGCAAGATGCAGCGGATCCAGGATGCTTacagtatttttgaaaaattgaaaCTTGATGGTGTCTGTCCAGACTCAATCACGTATAACATCTTGATTGGGTCTTTCTGTAAAGCAGGTATGTTTGAAGAAGCCTGTTCGCTTCTAAATAAAGGAGTGGCTAGTGGATTGAATCCTGGTAATGTCACTTGGCACATTCTAGTTTCCAACTTGTTTAAACGAGTTGTAAGATTGTAA
- the LOC142546284 gene encoding uncharacterized protein LOC142546284 isoform X2 — MRDLQKLQYEILKGQRGYWLIGSPLLVPSSGSCDIHLNWNTRCRLCNQKPPPAQFTILQVRSQGLTSYPAVFARNTNNMVIQVMIHLHKDYSELTNQNNELKFRLKAMEQHNLEMLYIKD, encoded by the exons ATGCGAGACTTGCAGAAATTGCAATATGAGATCCTGAAGGGGCAAAGAG gATATTGGCTAATCGGCAGTCCGCTGCTTGTTCCAAGCAGCGGAAGCTGTGACATACATCTGAATTGGAATACAAGGTGCAGACTCTGCAATCAGAAGCCACCACCAGCTCAATTTACTATTCTACAGGTGCGTAGTCAAGGACTGACAAGTTATCCTGCGGTTTTTGCAAGGAATACAAATAATATGGTAATACAAGTCATGATTCATCTGCATAAAGACTATAGCGAGCTAACAAATCAGAACAATGAATTGAAATTTCGTCTTAAAGCTATGGAGCAACACAACTTAGAGATG CTTTACATTAAGGATTGA
- the LOC142546285 gene encoding ribosome production factor 2 homolog, with protein sequence MMRIKTPKSGRIRRELHKRAPKLVETGKKTLILHGTKTSSVLNSAMTEIYHLKKGEALKYSRKNENIRPFEIGGEASLEFFSHKTDCSLFVFGSHSKKRPDNLVIGRTYDHHIYDLVEIGVENFKSMASFSYDKKLAPQIGSKPFFAFIGEGFESVDELKHLKEVLLDLFHGEVVKNLNLAGLDRVYVCTALSSNRILFSHCALRLKKSGTIVPKIELVEVGPSMDMVVRRHRLPADGLRKEAMKTAPVLKKKKEKNVSKDAIKGKIGKIYIPDQKVGSVPFVNKAKGVKRERREAKIKNEGSDPQKKHKSES encoded by the exons ATGATGAGAATCAAGACTCCTAAAAGTGGCAGAATCAGGCGGGAGCTGCACAAACGTGCTCCTAAACTG GTGGAAACAGGGAAGAAGACGCTAATACTTCACGGGACTAAAACAAGTAGTGTGTTGAATTCAGCGATGACTGAAATTTATCACTTGAAGAAGGGTGAAGCACTGAAGTACTCTaggaagaatgagaatatcagaCCGTTTGAGATCGGCGGTGAAGCTTCTCTAGAGTTTTTCTCTCACAAAACAGATTGCAGCTTGTTTGTG TTTGGCTCACACTCGAAGAAGCGGCCGGACAATCTTGTCATTGGACGAACCTATGATCATCACATTTATGATCTTGTCGAGATTGGGGTTGAAAATTTCAAAAGCATGGCATCATTTTCATATGACAAGAAGTTGGCACCTCAAATCGGGTCAAAGCCCTTTTTTGCTTTCATTGGAGAAGGCTTTGAGAGTGTGGATGAGCTGAAACATTTAAAAGAAGTTTTACTTGATCTTTTTCATGGGGAG GTCGTCAAAAACTTGAATTTGGCTGGACTAGATCGCGTATATGTATGCACGGCCCTGTCTTCAAATAGAATATTATTCTCTCACTGTGCTCTGCGGCTTAAAAAGTCAGGCACTATAGTACCTAAGATTGAGCTGGTTGAAGTTGGTCCATCTATGGACATGGTTGTTAGGAGGCATCGCCTTCCTGCTGATGGCCTTAGAAAAGAAGCGATGAAAACAGCACCTgtattgaaaaagaaaaag GAGAAAAATGTCAGCAAGGATGCCATTAAAGGGAAGATTGGAAAGATTTATATCCCGGATCAGAAG GTTGGGAGTGTTCCCTTCGTAAACAAAGCTAAGGGGGTGAAGAGAGAGCGACGTGAAGCAAAAATCAAGAACGAGGGCAGCGACCCTCAAAAGAAACACAAGTCCGAGTCTTAA
- the LOC142546284 gene encoding uncharacterized protein LOC142546284 isoform X1, whose amino-acid sequence MRDLQKLQYEILKGQRGYWLIGSPLLVPSSGSCDIHLNWNTRCRLCNQKPPPAQFTILQVRSQGLTSYPAVFARNTNNMVIQVMIHLHKDYSELTNQNNELKFRLKAMEQHNLEMFSDVSRIEE is encoded by the exons ATGCGAGACTTGCAGAAATTGCAATATGAGATCCTGAAGGGGCAAAGAG gATATTGGCTAATCGGCAGTCCGCTGCTTGTTCCAAGCAGCGGAAGCTGTGACATACATCTGAATTGGAATACAAGGTGCAGACTCTGCAATCAGAAGCCACCACCAGCTCAATTTACTATTCTACAGGTGCGTAGTCAAGGACTGACAAGTTATCCTGCGGTTTTTGCAAGGAATACAAATAATATGGTAATACAAGTCATGATTCATCTGCATAAAGACTATAGCGAGCTAACAAATCAGAACAATGAATTGAAATTTCGTCTTAAAGCTATGGAGCAACACAACTTAGAGATG TTTTCGGATGTGAGCCGAATAGAAGAATAA